In Spirosoma aureum, a single genomic region encodes these proteins:
- a CDS encoding sugar phosphate isomerase/epimerase family protein produces the protein MKTMKGPGIFLAQFLGDTAPFNSLDTIAKYMADLGYKGIQIPTWDPRMIDLKQAAESQTYCDEYKGKLKDIGVELTELSTHLQGQLVAVHPAYGPMFDGFGPAELAGKPKEQQAWAVDQLMLAAKASKNLGLTGHVTFSGALLWPFVYPWPQRPAGLVETGFTELATRWLPILNAFDEAGVNVGYELHPGEDLHDGITFEMFLEKVGNHPRAGINYDPSHFVLQQLDYLQFIDFYHERIYAYHVKDAEFNPTGKQGVYGGFQGWVERAGRFRSLGDGQVDFSGIFSKLAQYDYDSWAVLEWECALKHPEQGAAEGAPFIESHIIRVTERAFDDFAGTGADDAFNKKVLGL, from the coding sequence ATGAAAACCATGAAAGGTCCGGGCATTTTCCTTGCCCAGTTTCTGGGCGATACGGCCCCATTTAATTCGCTCGATACGATTGCCAAATATATGGCTGATCTGGGCTATAAAGGTATTCAGATTCCTACCTGGGATCCGCGTATGATTGACCTCAAGCAGGCTGCCGAGAGTCAGACGTACTGCGACGAGTATAAAGGTAAACTCAAAGACATTGGTGTCGAACTCACCGAATTGTCGACCCACCTGCAAGGACAGTTAGTCGCCGTACATCCGGCCTACGGCCCCATGTTCGATGGCTTCGGTCCGGCCGAACTGGCCGGCAAACCGAAAGAGCAGCAAGCCTGGGCGGTTGACCAGTTGATGCTGGCTGCAAAAGCATCTAAAAATCTCGGTCTTACCGGCCACGTTACGTTCTCAGGTGCGTTACTATGGCCGTTCGTGTATCCGTGGCCGCAACGTCCGGCGGGTCTGGTCGAGACGGGCTTTACGGAGCTGGCTACGCGCTGGTTACCTATTCTGAATGCATTCGATGAAGCGGGCGTCAATGTGGGTTATGAACTGCATCCCGGCGAAGATTTGCACGATGGCATTACGTTCGAGATGTTCCTCGAAAAAGTAGGCAACCATCCTCGGGCAGGTATCAACTATGATCCGAGCCACTTTGTGCTGCAACAGCTCGATTACCTCCAGTTCATCGATTTCTACCACGAGCGAATTTATGCCTATCACGTTAAGGATGCTGAATTCAATCCGACGGGTAAGCAGGGCGTTTACGGTGGATTTCAGGGCTGGGTCGAGCGAGCCGGGCGTTTCCGCTCGCTGGGCGATGGACAAGTCGACTTTAGTGGTATTTTCAGCAAACTGGCGCAGTATGACTACGATAGTTGGGCAGTTCTGGAGTGGGAGTGCGCGCTGAAACACCCCGAACAGGGAGCCGCAGAAGGAGCACCATTCATCGAAAGTCACATTATCCGTGTCACCGAACGCGCCTTCGACGATTTCGCCGGAACGGGTGCCGACGACGCCTTCAATAAAAAGGTGCTGGGATTGTAA
- a CDS encoding LytR/AlgR family response regulator transcription factor: MAPLTRQQNRYARLIAVPIAAFVASHLVFYRHFPYEIGYQFPWVYFLTVSTVMLSCWEVNLAVFRHLDQRSPFYRNPVRRVQQQILLGGVATMLTFSVVFPAAIRLYSGNWPSLPIVTSGVFVCATIATVVNGAYVGLYLLQTIYLEKQQSTDEVNAQLKQLQLPSSPSSILIETGIRQLRLQPDEIAYFYSTGGVVLLIRADGQQITTAYNSFNKLENQLPAAFFQLNRQFIVHLNSIRSVQDDSNQKLIVDLVPALHKNQPYEQVVISRYRRAEFKKWFRQATLA, encoded by the coding sequence ATGGCTCCTCTCACTCGTCAGCAAAACCGTTACGCCCGACTCATTGCAGTACCTATAGCTGCATTTGTCGCATCCCATCTGGTATTTTATCGGCACTTTCCTTACGAAATCGGCTACCAGTTTCCGTGGGTTTATTTTCTTACGGTGTCGACGGTAATGCTCAGTTGCTGGGAAGTCAATCTGGCCGTTTTCCGCCATCTGGATCAACGATCTCCTTTCTACCGAAACCCGGTCAGGCGTGTTCAGCAACAGATTCTGTTGGGTGGTGTAGCGACTATGCTCACCTTTTCAGTGGTCTTTCCAGCCGCAATCAGGCTCTATTCGGGCAACTGGCCTTCACTGCCTATCGTTACATCCGGCGTTTTCGTTTGTGCCACCATTGCTACCGTCGTTAATGGAGCCTACGTGGGTCTATATCTACTACAAACCATTTATCTCGAAAAGCAACAGAGCACCGATGAGGTGAATGCTCAGTTAAAGCAGTTACAACTCCCTTCATCGCCTTCATCCATTCTTATTGAAACCGGAATACGACAGCTTCGTTTACAACCCGATGAAATTGCTTATTTCTATTCGACTGGAGGAGTAGTGTTACTCATCAGAGCAGACGGTCAACAGATCACAACTGCCTATAACTCGTTCAACAAACTGGAGAACCAATTACCGGCTGCTTTCTTTCAGCTAAATCGTCAGTTTATCGTACATCTAAATTCGATTCGGTCGGTTCAGGATGATAGTAATCAGAAGCTTATTGTCGACCTGGTGCCTGCTCTCCACAAAAATCAACCCTACGAACAGGTTGTTATTAGCCGCTATCGCAGGGCCGAATTTAAAAAGTGGTTTCGTCAAGCCACTTTAGCCTGA
- a CDS encoding Gfo/Idh/MocA family protein, translated as MQKINVGVVGTGFIGPAHIEALRRLPNTNVVALCEVTPELARQKADQLGIERAYTFDELLKQDDIQVVHICTPNFLHYQQSKAALEAGKHVVCEKPLAKDLHEAEELVKLAKETGLVNAVHFNLRYYPLVRQMKVMRERKELGDIYSIIGSYLQDWLFYDTDYNWRLEPDKSGDSRAIADIGSHLMDSLEYITGLKTVAVMADFNTVHKVRKKPLKPVETYSGKMLQPEDYADVPINTEDHANVLLRFDNGNRGVITVSQVSAGRKNQMKLEIAGSKKTFAWNSEAPNEMWIGNRDGANESFMRDPSLAHPEARSVISFPGGHNEGFPDTSKQLFKEVYDAVAAGKQPENPTFPTFADGYRELLICEKILESNRKQAWVEI; from the coding sequence ATGCAAAAAATCAATGTTGGTGTCGTTGGCACCGGTTTTATCGGACCCGCACACATCGAAGCTCTCCGTCGCTTGCCAAACACAAATGTGGTTGCCTTGTGCGAAGTAACCCCCGAGCTCGCTCGTCAGAAAGCCGATCAGCTCGGTATCGAACGGGCGTATACGTTCGACGAACTTCTGAAACAGGATGACATTCAGGTGGTACATATCTGTACACCAAACTTCCTGCACTATCAGCAGTCGAAAGCAGCGCTGGAGGCTGGCAAACATGTAGTGTGCGAAAAGCCACTGGCTAAAGATCTGCACGAAGCCGAAGAACTGGTCAAACTGGCGAAAGAAACTGGCCTGGTTAATGCTGTTCATTTCAACCTGCGCTATTATCCACTGGTTCGGCAGATGAAAGTCATGCGGGAACGGAAAGAACTGGGTGATATCTATTCAATTATTGGTTCATACTTGCAGGATTGGCTCTTTTACGACACGGATTACAACTGGCGTCTGGAACCCGATAAGTCGGGCGATTCGCGGGCCATTGCTGATATTGGCTCCCACCTGATGGACAGTCTTGAATACATCACTGGGCTGAAAACCGTAGCTGTCATGGCTGATTTCAACACCGTTCATAAGGTGCGTAAGAAACCCCTGAAACCGGTTGAAACCTATTCGGGTAAAATGCTCCAGCCAGAAGATTATGCTGACGTACCCATTAATACTGAAGATCACGCCAACGTGCTGCTCCGCTTCGACAATGGCAACCGGGGGGTAATTACAGTATCGCAGGTATCAGCGGGCCGGAAAAATCAGATGAAACTGGAAATTGCCGGATCGAAGAAAACGTTTGCCTGGAACTCTGAAGCGCCTAACGAGATGTGGATTGGTAACCGGGATGGTGCCAATGAATCCTTCATGCGTGACCCTTCACTGGCTCACCCCGAAGCCCGCTCGGTTATCAGTTTCCCCGGTGGCCACAACGAAGGCTTCCCCGACACATCGAAGCAGTTGTTCAAGGAGGTTTATGATGCGGTTGCCGCCGGAAAGCAGCCTGAGAATCCAACCTTTCCAACCTTTGCCGATGGTTACCGTGAGTTGCTCATCTGCGAAAAAATCCTGGAGAGCAACCGCAAGCAGGCCTGGGTGGAGATTTAA
- a CDS encoding MFS transporter — protein MDQTVNPSRLFLASCLAIITTAFSFSIRAGILPQLGTEFGLTAEQLGFINSMFFFGFPISMIIGGIVYHTVGPKLIMQVAVVAHTLGILLTIYAGGYTGLLFSTFFIGFGNGCTEAACNPMIADMYPNNKLNKMLGRFHMWFPGGIVIGSLISKFMTEGGFNWQAQIWVLMLPTVVYAFLFFGQAFPKPKVEGVTSLAKNFQAMLTPLYIALFCCMALTAITEFGPNQWVAVVLGSSGADAMLVLALTFGVMTIGRLFTGPVVSALGQTGVLLGGAILATVGIYMFSTVTGPIAYLAAVIFGLGVCFNWPTMIGFVAQRVPLSGALGMSIIGGVGMLSTSIFQPFIGSWIDADHAEAAAKGLTGPALELAAGQATLSTMMTFPIILIFAFTGLWFWMRNRKAGHIDENIVLEQPQL, from the coding sequence ATGGATCAAACCGTTAATCCTTCGCGGCTCTTTCTGGCCAGTTGCCTTGCCATTATTACAACAGCCTTTTCCTTCAGTATCCGGGCGGGTATTCTGCCTCAGTTAGGTACTGAGTTTGGGCTGACTGCCGAGCAGTTAGGCTTTATCAATTCAATGTTCTTTTTTGGTTTCCCCATTTCGATGATCATTGGTGGTATCGTCTATCACACGGTAGGGCCTAAATTGATTATGCAGGTTGCTGTTGTTGCGCACACATTGGGTATTCTGCTAACCATTTATGCAGGTGGATACACTGGTCTGTTATTCTCAACGTTCTTCATCGGCTTTGGTAATGGTTGTACCGAGGCTGCCTGTAACCCGATGATCGCCGACATGTATCCCAATAATAAGCTGAATAAAATGCTGGGCCGGTTCCACATGTGGTTTCCCGGAGGAATTGTAATTGGTAGTTTAATATCCAAGTTTATGACTGAAGGAGGTTTTAACTGGCAGGCTCAGATTTGGGTGCTTATGTTGCCGACCGTGGTCTATGCATTCCTGTTTTTCGGCCAGGCGTTCCCGAAACCAAAAGTGGAGGGCGTTACCTCATTGGCGAAAAACTTCCAGGCCATGCTAACTCCTTTGTATATCGCCCTTTTCTGCTGTATGGCGCTGACAGCCATTACCGAATTTGGTCCTAACCAGTGGGTAGCTGTAGTGTTAGGCAGCAGCGGAGCTGATGCTATGTTAGTATTAGCGCTGACATTCGGCGTCATGACGATTGGCAGGCTTTTCACCGGCCCGGTTGTGTCTGCATTGGGTCAGACGGGTGTATTACTTGGCGGTGCGATCTTAGCCACCGTCGGTATTTATATGTTCAGTACCGTTACGGGCCCAATAGCCTATCTGGCCGCTGTTATATTTGGTCTGGGTGTATGTTTCAACTGGCCAACCATGATTGGCTTTGTTGCCCAGCGGGTTCCCCTAAGCGGAGCCTTAGGTATGTCTATTATTGGTGGTGTCGGCATGCTGTCTACATCCATCTTCCAGCCTTTTATTGGGAGTTGGATCGATGCAGATCATGCTGAAGCAGCAGCTAAGGGTCTTACCGGACCAGCACTGGAACTAGCAGCGGGTCAAGCTACGCTGTCTACCATGATGACCTTTCCGATTATTCTGATTTTTGCCTTTACGGGCTTATGGTTCTGGATGCGTAACCGCAAAGCAGGCCATATAGACGAGAATATCGTGCTGGAACAGCCACAGTTGTAA
- a CDS encoding Uma2 family endonuclease — protein MNRIDKVMPVAVAIVPQKRKRSKVPSYLIYETLNGRPLYYRNYKTVIAGQKKPAEIMGSSSLQAALVATLVMFLGRTINRKKYLVVTNESGVHVDRGNNLSNDIAIFDKATNIILTNKYFDTAPKIAIEVDVRIEPEEFEGKESGYVYEKTQRLLDFGVERVIWITTQPRKIFVATQIAPWTTQDWAVTIPVLDDVELNLAELLTEEGIEF, from the coding sequence ATGAATCGAATCGACAAAGTCATGCCAGTAGCTGTAGCCATCGTACCCCAGAAGCGGAAAAGGTCGAAGGTGCCATCGTACCTGATTTACGAGACACTGAACGGTCGGCCTTTGTACTACCGTAACTATAAGACCGTTATTGCCGGCCAGAAAAAACCCGCCGAAATTATGGGAAGCAGTTCACTACAGGCCGCTTTGGTTGCAACTTTAGTCATGTTTTTAGGCCGTACTATAAACCGAAAAAAGTACTTGGTCGTCACGAATGAATCCGGTGTACACGTTGACCGAGGAAATAACCTATCGAATGACATTGCCATTTTCGATAAAGCGACCAATATTATATTAACCAACAAATATTTCGATACAGCTCCCAAAATTGCCATCGAAGTGGATGTGCGTATCGAACCCGAAGAATTTGAAGGAAAAGAATCGGGTTATGTCTATGAAAAAACGCAGCGACTGCTCGACTTCGGCGTTGAGCGCGTAATCTGGATTACAACCCAACCCAGAAAGATTTTTGTTGCCACCCAAATCGCGCCCTGGACCACTCAGGATTGGGCTGTAACGATCCCCGTACTGGATGATGTGGAATTGAATCTAGCGGAGTTGTTAACGGAAGAAGGGATTGAGTTTTAG
- a CDS encoding Gfo/Idh/MocA family protein, translating into MGMVGGGLDAFIGAVHRRAAGFDNEIELVCGVFSASSDKSKATGHALYLPEDRVYTSFEEMIEREKTLPDGERMDFVSIVTPNHLHFPPAKMALENGFHVICDKPMTLNLEEAKELVKIVEKSGLVFGLTHNYTGYPMVKEARDMVRNGKLGKLRKVVVEYPQGWLSKKEEDNNYKQAIWRTDPAKSGAAGCMGDIGTHAENLAEYVTGLKISELCADLSTFVPGRQLDDDGNVLLHFEGGAKGVLHASQIANGEENALKIYVYGELGGLEWHQMEPNTLKYKTQEGQRIIRPNVGDLSASAKAHWRLPSGHPEGFFEAFANIYRNFAYAVKAHMEGRQADPIYDFPSVDDGVRGLAFIDTVIASSKTEEKWTKFVQ; encoded by the coding sequence ATGGGTATGGTAGGCGGGGGGCTTGATGCCTTCATTGGGGCCGTTCACCGACGGGCTGCTGGTTTTGATAATGAAATCGAACTGGTATGTGGTGTCTTTAGCGCATCGTCCGACAAGTCGAAAGCCACTGGCCATGCGCTCTATCTACCCGAAGACCGCGTTTATACGTCGTTTGAAGAGATGATCGAACGCGAGAAAACCCTGCCCGATGGTGAACGTATGGACTTCGTATCCATTGTTACACCTAATCATTTACATTTCCCTCCGGCCAAAATGGCCCTCGAAAATGGCTTCCATGTTATCTGTGATAAACCGATGACGCTGAATCTGGAAGAGGCTAAAGAATTGGTGAAAATCGTAGAGAAATCAGGCCTCGTCTTTGGCTTGACCCACAACTATACGGGTTACCCAATGGTGAAAGAAGCTCGTGATATGGTCCGTAACGGCAAACTGGGAAAGCTTCGGAAAGTAGTGGTCGAGTATCCACAGGGCTGGTTATCGAAAAAAGAAGAAGATAACAATTACAAACAAGCCATCTGGCGCACAGACCCGGCCAAGTCGGGGGCGGCTGGTTGCATGGGCGATATAGGTACTCATGCCGAAAATCTGGCTGAATATGTTACGGGATTGAAAATCAGTGAATTATGCGCTGATTTGAGCACGTTCGTACCAGGACGGCAACTGGATGATGACGGCAATGTATTGCTGCATTTTGAGGGGGGAGCCAAGGGTGTTCTTCACGCCAGCCAGATTGCCAATGGGGAAGAAAACGCCTTGAAGATCTACGTTTATGGCGAACTGGGCGGTCTTGAATGGCATCAGATGGAGCCCAATACGCTGAAATACAAAACGCAGGAAGGGCAGCGGATCATCCGTCCAAACGTGGGCGATTTGTCGGCATCCGCTAAAGCGCACTGGCGGTTACCGTCCGGGCATCCCGAGGGCTTTTTCGAAGCATTTGCGAACATCTATCGCAACTTTGCCTATGCTGTGAAGGCACACATGGAAGGTCGTCAAGCCGATCCAATTTACGACTTCCCCAGCGTTGACGATGGCGTTCGTGGTTTGGCATTTATCGACACGGTCATTGCCTCCTCAAAAACAGAGGAGAAATGGACGAAATTTGTTCAATAA
- a CDS encoding four helix bundle protein, with product MEVEDSVSEACVDYSTHTKNQFLDDIEKRLKLFMLRCIKACRTLPKEYDAQHFGHQLIRSSSSAAANFRAVRRGRSQKEFYAKLSITIEELDESLFWLETLIFTEIIAEHRLADLIDEGYQLLKILSKSRKTVSD from the coding sequence ATGGAGGTTGAAGACAGTGTTAGTGAAGCGTGCGTAGACTATTCGACTCATACAAAAAACCAGTTTTTAGACGACATTGAAAAACGTCTGAAATTGTTTATGCTGCGCTGCATAAAAGCATGTCGTACTTTGCCGAAAGAATATGACGCTCAGCACTTCGGTCATCAGCTTATTCGTTCCTCTTCGTCTGCTGCGGCCAACTTTCGGGCGGTTCGTAGAGGCAGAAGCCAAAAGGAGTTTTATGCCAAGCTCAGTATTACAATTGAAGAATTGGATGAATCGCTCTTTTGGCTCGAGACACTCATCTTTACCGAAATTATAGCTGAACACCGATTGGCTGACTTAATTGATGAAGGCTATCAGTTATTGAAAATTTTATCTAAATCCCGTAAAACAGTGAGCGACTGA